The DNA window GTTGTCTTGTGGCACCCACATGGGGGCACAGCAGGATCCTCTCCCTCCACAGGACTGCCCATTCAGAGATCTACTTTCCATGAAGCACCACGCAAAGGACTCTTCACAGACCCAACAACCCTCCCTATGTCCCTGCCTTTTTCTAGTCTTCTATCTGAAGGCGGCAACTTCATACTCTAGGTCTCCTCTTGCTTGCCTAGCATAGAAAGCTTCCCGGGGATTCACTGGGGAATGTTAGAGGAGAGTGGTTTCCTGCACAGTGGGGCTCAGGCTGCTGCTTCTCTCTGTATAATCTAGACATTGTATAGAGACTAACAATCTCTAGACTTGAGAGTCTGAGCTCAATGAAGAGGCCTTTAGGAACAATGGTAGGAACAAGAATATCCAGAACACACAATTATAAGTAGTCTGAGCGTGACCATGTGTTATATCCAACtgtattattgtttgttttgtagggTCTCCTTGGAAGGCCTGGAACCTGCAGAGCTCCATCCTCCTGACTATAGAGTTCAATTAAAAgaatgcactaccacacccagcctcccCGTGTTTTACTGAGTTACATTAGTAACTGTATTCAGACAAATGATATAAGCAGGGCTTCATAAGTGAAGCAAATGGTCTTCTGATGAATAGTTGTGCCGATTTAAAAACTGGAAACTTAAAAGCCACTTAAGACTGTCAAGTAACTTTCCTAACAGCCTAGCTTCCCTGTGAAGAGGCGTTTCCAAAGAGTAAGCTTTATTTTCTCCTCTCAGGCTGTGCTTCACACACTGACTGAGCTTGGGCTTAGATCATGTTACAAGAGACAACGTGTCAAGGGGAACACAGTTATCTTTTTGCTTATCTTCTAGAGGAGGCATGCCGAGACACCAAACACAGTGGGCTCTAAGCCTCCCCACTTTGGGGGTGAAATCTTACCAGGAACAGTCAGtaatgaaataaaagcagtcaaaTGGGTAGAGTTCACTGGAGAgccccacctcccttctccaGAAGGGTGACAGCTGTTGGAAGGTGGAGGGCACTCTAACAGCCTTCCAGGAACCGGGCACCATCAGCTCTGAAAGCTGTGTGTGGGATGTTTTTGCGGAGGTCACAcatttgcatacacatacatcactACCATAGAGCAACACTAACCCACCAAAACCAGACTCCATGTCCCCATTGATCTGGAGCTAGAGATCTCAATGAACACACAGGAGGCTCACTTTGGCCTTGGTTCTCTCTTCTTGGGCTCCTCTATCCCACATCCCCCTTACAACGGCATCTGCAGAGAGCCCACTGCACATCTTCTTGAAGACACTGACCTCTCCTCAGCAAACTTTCCTACCTCACTTCCTCTGAGTAAGGTGTGTTTAGCCCACAGCACACATGCATCCCAGGGTATTGATGAATGCAGCCTAGCTCATTTGTAGGTGACAATTCCATGCCTTACTATCAAAAGGCTGGACATCCCTGCTAGGGTAAGCTATTTTCTCCCTAACTGACTCCTCTCCCTCTATAAAGTCTGCTGCATCTTATACCTTCTCCAAGGCCAAGCTTCCGAAGGTAACTGGAACGCCTCTTCATCTGCATGCTAGACAGTTTCAGCAACTGGGGATTTTTCTTCAAGGCATTAAATACAGGCTCTGGGTTCAACCCCAAGAGTAGGAGTTCTGAAACTATACCCAGCAACTGTTGAGGATGGACACTTGGCTGTATACTAAACAAGCTGTGAATGTGGGCTTCAGCAAAACCCATGTCCTGGAGGGAACGGATGACCTTTTCAGGCTCCAAGGACTCAGGATCCACACAAGGCTTCTGTTCCTCATGAAGACACTGAACAAGTCGTGTCCTGTTTTCTGGTTCCTGCATGTACTTTTGGGGTGTAATGCTGGAAAACTCTTGAAAGCTTCCTCTACCGGGCACTGTAGTCagtttgcaagacaaagaagGGCTCATCTGTTTCTGTTCTCTGAGATGAGGGGTCTGCCTAACCAAACAGGCCCAGGAGAGGGCCAGTAGACGATGCCACTCAGGAACCTGTAAGGCAGAGCAAAAACAGAATCAGTCCCACCTCAGAATAATGACCACCACAAGATTACTGAGCCAGTAACCTTGAACCTCAGCTTGACCCTTGGCCCACAAAAGCTAACAGTTTTTGTAAACAATCTGTAAAATCTTCTCTGGGTCTAAAAAGTCTCCAAAGAATAAAAGTAGCATGCAAACGACCGCACTTACTGAAGATATTGAAGCATAAGCAATATCTACATACTGAAGATACAGGGCACGAGCAATAGTATTTGGTTGAAAATTCTGAACCTCAGACTAGCCACCAGACAGGTACACTACCTAATTTCATTCCAACAAaggatagttttgttttgtttttcaaggatcCCTTCCATTAAAAGAAGAATATTTGGGGGAAGGAATCTGTCGATTTGTACACAGTAGCCCCAGGTGTTGGGACTAGCACATAACAAATTAAGCACAGAGCATCCGGTGCCCGCCAGAATGGTCTCAAACACCCCGCTCTTGCCGCTGGTGGTGGTCCAGGCCTCCCTAGCCATTAGGCAGCACACAGCCGAAACTCCGGAGAAGCCAGAAGCTATTCTGAGGGCCACACTGTCTGTGCACACGCCACCCGGGAGCGCTACTGCCACAAGGTGCCCAGACCGGAACACCAAGAACCAGCGTCAGCGCCTCCTGAACGTCCCGCCAACAGCCGCTGTGAGCCCGGGACCTAGGGCAACCTCACCTGCCTTCCCAGCGAAGCCATGGAGACCAAGCGAAGAACAACTGTGAGACCGGAAGAGGCGGTCCTTCCTGGCTCACAACGTCCGGCCTCCGATCTGTGTCCGCCGAACTCCCGGGGTGTGGCGTTCTTTCGTTCCGCAGCCAAGCCCTTGATCCCAGATGCTCGTGCCCAGCACCTGCAGCTTGCAGGTGCAGCTCCCTTTAGTTGGGCATACTCGGTTGCATGGTCTCTGCCAGGAACAAGCAACACTACCTGGGTTTTAAAACTGCTCTTCAGAGTACAGGTGAAACCAAACTACCCCGAAGCGCACACCGTCGTTTTCTGTTGTGAAACTACTTTTACTGGGGccgggggaggaggggagaatatGACAAAAAACAATCACCTGTGTTAAAGATAGTACAAGGCCAAATAAGATAACGCTGTGATTGTGGAATTAGGATCCTGCAGACCAAAACCAAATTATCATGGATTATTCTTAGCCTTTTTGAAATCCATTCATCGTCCACCTGTCTAACTTAACAGCTTTGTGACAATGAATacctttaaaatatattcctAGACCAACAATGGTTTTCACCAATCCAAAAGCCAATAGCATCACTAAATAATATCTAAAACTGAGTTAAGTGTTTTCCTAGTTTTGCCTTATCCTTCCTATCTGTGGTCCCCACCAATGTGTCTGGTAAATGCCTTGATTTATGGCTTTATTCTCTAGCTAGTAATATCTCACCTAACTTCATCCatggtggagaatcttttggAAAAACCAAATTTGTGTTCCTGGGCTCATCTTTGAGGTaagtaggtttgtttgtttgtttgtttgtttgttttttaactttatctgcatttattttatgctgaatttATTCACGTGccatgagtttttgtttcttgtttcttctggGATATCCTTTTCTTCTGTGcaacctcctcttctggctttagAATGATCTGTTCCCTCTCAGTGAGGATCATCTCAATGTGGCAGGGGGAGCTCATGTATGGGTTAATCCGGCCATGAGCTCTGTAGGTTCGTCGGCGCATCTTAGGTGCCTTGTTCACCTGGATGTGTTCAATGACAAGAGAATCTAAATCTAAGCCCTTAAGTTCAGCGTTACTCTCTGCATTTTTAAGCATGTGCAGCAAAAATTCAGCACTCTTTTTTGACCACCGACCAGCCGCATTGTTTGGCCTGGGCGCACCTACTGACTCCACCATTATAACACCGGAATGgcacacattgcttctttaaagtgATGTCCTTCAGATACTTGGTGGCTTTGCAGATATGCATACCCTTGATGGCCTGGGCAGATTCCCGGGTGTTCTTAAAGTGAACACGAAGGTTTGAACCTCTTGATTTGCatgattttggggggtttttctGGGTCAAGAGAGTAGCGAAACATCTTGGCAGATGACCTCTGGCTGCTTACAGGAAGAGAGGAGGTAAGTAGTTTGTGATGGACACTGTAATACAGCAATAAGTTCTCAGGACAGCCCAAACTCTCCCTGAAATGGTTATGTACAGATCTAGACCCAGATAAAAGTATTTGGTAAGTTCTGTTGTTTACAGACTTGTGTTtagtcagcaagatggctcaggaatTCAGACACTGACCACACCagcttggtgacctgagtttgattctaggGACCCATGCAAAAGTGAAGACACAAACCCACTCCACCGAGCTGTCctttgagacagacagacagacagacagacagacacacacacacacacacacacgaaggtgtctgctatttttaaaaaacagaatatgGCCCAAGTAATGAAATTACAGGGAAAATGACAATAGCCCTCCCAGCCCAGAGGTCTGGCTTCACTTATGGATGGAGCACCAGAAGCTTCCAAACCAACCTCTATGCACTGAATTTGCATCTTAGACAtgaaggtgtcttagtcagggtttctattcctgcacaaacatcatgaccaagagacaagttggggaggaaagggtttagtcagcttacacttccacattgctgttcatcaccaaaggaagtcaggactggaactcaagcaggtcaggaagcaggagctgatgcagaggccatggagggatgtcacttactggcttgcttcccctggcttattcagcttgctttcttagagaaccaaggactaccagcccagggatggtatcacctacaaggggccctcccccattgatcactaattgagaaaatgccttgcagctggatctcatggaggcatttcctcaactgaggttcctttctctgtaataactccagcctgtgtcaagttgacacacaaaaccagctagtacagaaggggagggaagaaaacaaagaagctgtgttctaacAGCTGCCTAGATTCCACCACTTCTAAGCCATACCTATTTCTTGCCGGCCTATTGGCTGCTCCAGAGAAAAAGGATCTGGCTATTGCATCAATAAACACATAACTGCTTTGTGCTAGGCAATGATCTAGTGCTGAAGTGCTTAAACATCTTTTGACAGAAAGATTCTATCTATAGAGGACAAGAAAGTTGTAATCTGTATAAAACTAAAGAATTActtttgtcttaattttcttcctaaataaatattatttaagcCTTTACACCTAAAGCCTAAGGAAACTCTGCCACTCCAACTTTTTGAGAACAATCTAGGAACCTGAACAAGTCAGCCAGCTCTGAAGCAGTGGTAGCTAAGACACAGGGTACTGTGAAAATCTGGCGGCATCTTCAGTCCTCACCAAATTTCATTCTTAAATCAGACTTGAAATTCCACGGGAAAAATTATAGCTGCTGCCTCACAACTTTAGTCTCAAGGCTTtatctttggttttgttcttctgCAAAGAACACTCATAAGGCATCGGACTGTAAAACCAAAAGctttaatgattttcttttcttttcttttctttttttctttttggttttttgagacagggtttctctgtatagccctggctgtcctaatgatttttttttctaatatagaAATGGTTCTTGGAAAGCTGGATTTTGTATCTTCAACCGGCTATACTCCTGTCTGGGGGAAAGAACAATTCTGCAATATCTTGTGTTTTATGTGTAATAAAGACTATAAGGGAAAATGTTTGTTTCATTCTTGGAAACAAAGTCATCTGAAATCAAAAGCTAAAATGTCACTAACTTCTGAATGTCACTAACTTCTGGGAACTGGGTCCTAGAAACCGTCACAGACACTGGTAGGGTTGAAGCTCTTCAACTAGACATAAAGGTATAGTTAGAGCCCGTCACATTAGACAAAGTAGAGCTGAGCCAGTCACAGGATGTCTGAAAGTACTAGCAGGGCATTATGGATTAACAGATGACTAACAAGCCTGAACCCCCAGACCAAACTAGGACAGATTTCTTTTTAGCTATAGTAAATAGGGtacagaaatggaaaacaaaagtcaggcagtggtgacacacgcctttgatcccagcatttgggaggcagaggcaggcagatttctgagttcgaggccagcctggtctacaaagtgagttccaggacggccaaggctacacagagaaaccctgtctcgaaaaaacaaacaaacaaacaacaacaacaaaaagaaatagaaaaccaagTTTATCTCATATAGTCCTGGCCAGTTTAACTGTTAACTAAGTAGCTTTAATTTggaaaatttttaagaaaataaataaatattctggcCATTTTTGTCTGGCCACTTCTATAGACTCCATACATCTGTCACATGTCACATGTACCAAGTCAGTGGGAAAGAAACCTACACACAAAACCAGGAagaactgggcatggtgacacacaccatcAGTCCTAATGCTTGGGAGGCAAGCGCAGGCAGATCTGTCAGTTTAAGGtctacctggtctacatagttgagttccaggccagccaaagttacatggtgagatcctgtctcaaaaacttacaagcaaaaacaaacaacaaaaatagagaacttaaACACTCCTTGTGTCTTTCTGAGGCTTACAACTTAAAGCCCTTTAATAGTACAGTATAACTGAACATTAGAATGATTTTCAAGGTTATAAAAAAACATGAATTACAAGTCTATATCATAAACCTAAGAAAACTAGCATCGCAGGCTCTTGTAGCATTTGCATAGGAATCTAGAAGCAGAAGTCATCCCAATCCTTCACAACTTCCTTTCTCCAGGTAGAAAGCCCTGAAATCCATACAACTGCCCAAACCAAAGAGCAGGAGAGCTTGCTCAGCTGACTGGCAAAGAGGGGTCCTTAAGATGCAAGCAGTGCTGGTCACCACGAGTCTCCCTGGGAGCAGGAGGCCCACAGAGACCCTctctctgagccatttcactTGGACTCCTACTCCCAATCTCCAGACTTGCAGCTGACAGCAGGCCACTTTCTGAAAGATGAAGATAATACATTGCATATTAGCaaacaaattctaaaaaaaaaatgtttaggacAACAGAATGGAGAGGCAGTGGCTTCTGAACCCCCAGTGGTGATATTCTTGAAGTATAGAGTCTGCTAAGATGCTAGTGAAGGGGTGCTAATCTCCAGTCTGGTTCCCCAGGGGCTCTGACTTGGGGCTAGGA is part of the Mus musculus strain C57BL/6J chromosome 1, GRCm38.p6 C57BL/6J genome and encodes:
- the Mterf4 gene encoding transcription termination factor 4, mitochondrial isoform 1 (isoform 1 is encoded by transcript variant 1); this translates as MASLGRQVPEWHRLLALSWACLVRQTPHLREQKQMSPSLSCKLTTVPGRGSFQEFSSITPQKYMQEPENRTRLVQCLHEEQKPCVDPESLEPEKVIRSLQDMGFAEAHIHSLFSIQPSVHPQQLLGIVSELLLLGLNPEPVFNALKKNPQLLKLSSMQMKRRSSYLRKLGLGEGKLKRVLSVCPEVFTMHQRDIDRVVKVLREKCLFTAQHITDVLHRCPTVLQEDPNELEYKFQYAYFRMGLTHLDIVRTNFLQYSITKIKQRHIYLERLGRYQTPDKKGQTQIPNPSLRNILRVSEAEFLARTACSSVEEFQVFKKLLDQEEEEESESHASEEEEEEEEEEELL
- the Mterf4 gene encoding transcription termination factor 4, mitochondrial isoform 2 (isoform 2 is encoded by transcript variant 2); this translates as MASLGRQVPEWHRLLALSWACLVRQTPHLREQKQMSPSLSCKLTTVPGRGSFQEFSSITPQKYMQEPENRTRLVQCLHEEQKPCVDPESLEPEKVIRSLQDMGFAEAHIHSLFSIQPSVHPQQLLGIVSELLLLGLNPEPVFNALKKNPQLLKLSSMQMKRRSSYLRKLGLGEGKLKRVLSVCPEVFTMHQRDIDRVVKVLREKCLFTAQHITDVLHRCPTVLQEDPNELEYKFQPVPLSRSFKFLKNSWIKRRRRSLRAMHLRRKRKRRKRRSYCDTALGCQRSFSYSRSAGDLHLDLLKHF